The nucleotide sequence GGCAATGGTACGTCGGCGTGGCCACCAGCGATCTGAACGAGACCGAATGCCGAGAGCTGGTGTCTCCCGGACAGCTCAATTGGAAGCTGGGCAGCAAAGACCAGGTGGAAATCATCTTTCAGCAGGCCCGCGCGGGACTGACGCTGTTGCCGCTGGACCGGACGCCCCCCGCCTTGCCGCTGCGCGGCTGGCTCTATTTCGAGGTGGGCCGGCAAAACGAAGCCTGGCGCGACGTGCAAAAAACGCAAACACTGGCGATGCGTTTCCGCGAGAGCTTGGTTTATAATGGCCACGAGTCGGGCGACGACCGTACGTTGACCGTGAACTTTCGTGGCAAGCGAATTAAACTGCAGTTCGCCCTATTTGCAGTGCCCTTGACGACATGACCCCCGATTTCGCCAGAGCCGTCGACCCCGTCTTTCTGCACGTGCTGCGGCTGCAAGAACGCCTGGCCAAAGGCGAAACCGCCTCGCCGCCCGACGAGCAGGCGAAGATCCGCGGCCTGATCGACAAAGCCGAGAGCATCGTGGGCCAGACCAGCGAGTGGAAACTGGCCAAGTATGCGCTGGTGGCCTGGGTCGACGAGATGCTCGTCGATCCGGCCTGGGAGGGAGCCAACTGGTGGACCAACCACGTGCTGGAGTGGGAGCTGTTCAACACGATGGAACGCTTTCACCTGTTTTACGAGCGGGCCAAAGACGCCTATGCGGCGGGCTTTCGCAACGCCTTGGAAGTGTTTTATGTTGCCGTGGTGCTCGGCTTTCGCGG is from Pirellulales bacterium and encodes:
- a CDS encoding DotU family type IV/VI secretion system protein, giving the protein MTPDFARAVDPVFLHVLRLQERLAKGETASPPDEQAKIRGLIDKAESIVGQTSEWKLAKYALVAWVDEMLVDPAWEGANWWTNHVLEWELFNTMERFHLFYERAKDAYAAGFRNALEVFYVAVVLGFRGLYKEEPSSQLAAGRELPENIEKWAAQISMAIRMTPRPPIVSGGKPVAGAPPLTGQALLISSSMLAAVVAAVAVGSIIIARGL